In a genomic window of Epinephelus lanceolatus isolate andai-2023 chromosome 3, ASM4190304v1, whole genome shotgun sequence:
- the gng13a gene encoding guanine nucleotide-binding protein G(I)/G(S)/G(O) subunit gamma-13a — MEELDVPQMRREVESLQYQLAINREKSSITVTELVKWIEGCVCEDPFLNPELMRANPWVEKGKCVIL; from the exons ATGGAGGAGTTAGACGTTCCACAGATGAGGAGAGAAGTGGAAAGCCTTCAGTATCAGCTGGCAATCAACAGAGAGAAATCTTCCATCACCGTTACTGA gcTGGTGAAGTGGATCGAGGGTTGTGTTTGTGAAGATCCATTTCTGAACCCTGAGCTGATGAGAGCCAACCCCTGGGTGGAGAAGGGCAAGTGTGTGATCCTCTag